The sequence below is a genomic window from Acidobacteriota bacterium.
TTCGAGAACGAACCGAACCTTCGGGAAGAAAAAAGTGGATCTTTCCTTTACCACGAAATCCCTGCTCTGGGGAGAAAGTGGCGCGATTATGATGCCGATGGTCCGGCGTCATCTCTTTGAAAAGGTAGGTGGTTTTGATGAGTCGATCCCCTCTGCGGCCGATTGCGATATGTGGCTTCGCCTCTCCTTTCATACCAGGATGGTCGGCGTTCCGGAACCGTTGCTGCTCTGCCGGATCCATGGCGAGAATGTCAGCGGCGACCGCTCGCTTAATGCCCGAATGTGGATACGCATCCTGGAGAAATTCTCTGCAGAGCATCCCGAGTTCGTCAGGTCTCACCCCTGGTTCTTCCGCAGAGCCATGGGGAAGGAGAGCATCAGGCTTGGACGTGAACTTCTGGCACTATCCTCCGGCAATGCCGCCACTTTGAGGGAAGCGCGATGTTACCTGCTGCGCAGTATTGCCACATTCCCATTCTTCCTCCGGGCTTATGTTTACCTGCTATGGAGTTACATCTTTCCAGAAAGTTATGAAAGATGGAGAAAATGGGAACGAAGCAGACGCGTGTGATATGAACTATAAGGAATAATGATGCCAAGGGTTAGCGTCATAATTCCCAGCTACAATCATGCTGCCTACATCCAGGCCGCAATTGAGAGTGTCCTGGCTCAGAGCTATAGGGACCATGAAATCATCGTCGTAGATGACGGCTCTGAAGATGCGACTCATCAAGTCGTCATGCCTTACCTTTCCAGGATCAGCTTTTATGATTTCCCAAACGCAGGAATCGCCGCCAACTACAATCGCGGGATCGGACTGGCGAAGGGCAGGATCGTTGCTTTTCTCGAATCCGATGATCTCCTGGATCCTCTTTATCTCGAACGCGCCATGAACGTCATGGAAAACGAACCAGATATCGGTGGTTTAATTGTAGGGCGGCGTGTCCTTCAATCTACCCGGAATGGTAAGGACAAATTGCTTGAGGTCATGCCGAAGCGATCGCCGGGAAGATTCTTCACAACGGAGAGCATACTGGTCGGCGGAGACTGGGGGATCGCATCGACTCCCATTCTCCGCCTGGATTGTCTCGAGGAGGTGGGACTGTTCGACGAACAGCTCGCCTTCGGATGCGACGTTGATATGGCCCTCCGATTCACTCTGAAATACAGACTGGCTTATCTCGATGAGCCGCTCTATCTCTATCGCCGCCACAGGCAGAACACGACAAGGGATCTCGTACAAACTTCCCGTGAAGCTCTACGGGTGGCGCTGCACTTTGTCGAAAGGCACCCGGATTATTCCCGACTCAATACTTCCATTGTCAATCGCTGCATCGGCAATCTTTATGGACGCGTTGGCAGTCTTATGCTGAAAAGTGGCGATTTCCCGCGCAGCGCAATCTTAGAACATTTCCGCGCAGCCGTTTCCCATTATCCAAGCCTCAAGAATTATCGCCGTCTGATCCTGGAAATCGCGCTTCCCGGCTCATTATTCCGCCGACATATTCGAAAGAATCTTAAATGAAACGCCGATGGGAGAATGATGCATAAAGAAAGAGAAGCTGTTCCGGAAATTCGATTGTCTATCATCACTCCCGTTTTCAATAATCTCTTATTCACAAGACAATACCTTGAAGCCGTTGTTCCAGAGCTCGGCGGCGATGCAGAACTCATCATCGTCGATGATGCCTCGACTGATGACACACAAAAACATCTGGCCTCCTGGAAAGATTCATTGAAGGAGAGTTTGAAAGGGAGGATTCACATTCTCCAGAATGTTGAGAACATAGGTTTTCTAAAGTCCTGCAACAGAGGAGCCAGAATCGCCAGAGGTAAATACATTCTATTCCTGAATAACGATACGGTTCCACACGGCGGTTTCGCCGATCATCTGATGAGATTGGCCGAAACGGATGAAAAAGTTGGTGCGGTCGGAGCGAAGTTGATTTATCCGGATGGAAGACTCCAGGAAGCAGGCGGGATCGTCTTCCGGGATGGCTCCGCAAAGAATTACGGACGCTACAAAACTGCTGATATGCCTCAGTACAACTTTATCCGCGAGGTTGATTACTGCTCCGGCGCCTGCCTCCTCGTCAGGAAGGCCCTCTTCGATAAAGTGGGTGGGTTCGATGAGAGATTCTCTC
It includes:
- a CDS encoding glycosyltransferase, which translates into the protein MPKVSVIIPTYNRAHYITQALESVFAQTFRDFEVVVVDDGSTDNTKEALSTYMESIRYIRQENRGEAAARNSGIRASTGEWVAFLDSDDMWEPQTLETLIEASRVNPDAGLIAMRARAIRSDGSRTNRTFGKKKVDLSFTTKSLLWGESGAIMMPMVRRHLFEKVGGFDESIPSAADCDMWLRLSFHTRMVGVPEPLLLCRIHGENVSGDRSLNARMWIRILEKFSAEHPEFVRSHPWFFRRAMGKESIRLGRELLALSSGNAATLREARCYLLRSIATFPFFLRAYVYLLWSYIFPESYERWRKWERSRRV
- a CDS encoding glycosyltransferase, with amino-acid sequence MMPRVSVIIPSYNHAAYIQAAIESVLAQSYRDHEIIVVDDGSEDATHQVVMPYLSRISFYDFPNAGIAANYNRGIGLAKGRIVAFLESDDLLDPLYLERAMNVMENEPDIGGLIVGRRVLQSTRNGKDKLLEVMPKRSPGRFFTTESILVGGDWGIASTPILRLDCLEEVGLFDEQLAFGCDVDMALRFTLKYRLAYLDEPLYLYRRHRQNTTRDLVQTSREALRVALHFVERHPDYSRLNTSIVNRCIGNLYGRVGSLMLKSGDFPRSAILEHFRAAVSHYPSLKNYRRLILEIALPGSLFRRHIRKNLK